The Sagittula sp. P11 genome window below encodes:
- the gabT gene encoding 4-aminobutyrate--2-oxoglutarate transaminase — MTTATEPPKGRSRSAAKSSGSTAKTRTRTATEKAKSAPSVTAQTSSASNAALLARREAAVARGVASAAPVFADRAENAELWDVEGNRFIDFAGGIAVLNTGHRHPDVIAAAKAQEDRFTHTSFQVVPYEPYVALAEKLNALAPGDFPKKSLLVTTGAEAVENAVKIARAATGRPGVIAFTAGYHGRTLLTLGLTGKVSPYKRDVGPFPTDLYRVPFPSQRDNITVADSIRALETLFLTDAQPDRVAAIILEPVLGEGGYHPVPAELFQALRAICDREGILLISDEIQAGFGRTGTWFAVEHSGVAPDLITVAKSMAGGYPIAGVIGRADVMDAMAPGGLGGTYGGNPVACAAALAAIEAIESEGLLARSTAMGEAMRARFADMGARVAPYRMWDIRGIGAMLAVEFVTDFETATPDAALTKAVVAHALKRGLILLACGMHGNAVRIMVPLTASDAIIDEGIAIFEAALAAAMADQAAAHSA; from the coding sequence ATGACCACTGCAACTGAACCGCCCAAAGGCCGCTCCCGCAGCGCGGCCAAATCGTCCGGTAGCACGGCAAAGACGCGCACCCGAACCGCAACTGAGAAGGCCAAATCTGCGCCTTCCGTCACCGCCCAAACATCCTCCGCCTCGAACGCGGCCCTGCTCGCGCGTCGCGAGGCAGCCGTCGCGCGCGGCGTGGCCTCCGCCGCCCCGGTCTTCGCCGACCGTGCCGAGAACGCGGAGCTCTGGGACGTTGAAGGCAACCGGTTCATCGACTTCGCGGGCGGCATCGCCGTCCTGAACACCGGCCACCGCCACCCCGACGTGATCGCCGCGGCCAAGGCACAGGAAGACCGTTTCACCCACACCTCGTTCCAGGTCGTGCCCTATGAGCCCTACGTGGCTCTGGCCGAAAAGCTGAACGCGCTGGCGCCGGGCGATTTCCCGAAGAAGTCGCTGCTGGTCACCACCGGTGCCGAGGCAGTCGAGAACGCAGTCAAGATCGCCCGCGCCGCTACCGGCCGTCCGGGCGTCATCGCCTTCACCGCGGGCTACCATGGACGCACCCTGCTGACGCTTGGCCTGACCGGCAAGGTTTCGCCCTACAAGCGCGACGTCGGTCCCTTCCCGACCGACCTCTACCGCGTTCCGTTCCCGAGCCAGCGTGACAACATCACCGTTGCCGATTCGATCCGCGCACTGGAAACGCTCTTCCTCACAGACGCTCAGCCGGATCGCGTCGCCGCGATCATCCTCGAACCGGTGCTGGGCGAAGGTGGCTATCACCCCGTCCCGGCCGAACTGTTCCAGGCCCTGCGCGCGATCTGTGACCGCGAAGGCATCCTGCTGATTTCGGACGAGATCCAGGCAGGCTTCGGCCGGACCGGCACTTGGTTCGCGGTGGAGCATTCCGGCGTCGCGCCTGACCTCATCACTGTCGCGAAGAGCATGGCAGGCGGCTATCCGATCGCCGGTGTCATTGGCCGCGCCGATGTCATGGATGCCATGGCCCCCGGCGGTCTCGGCGGCACCTATGGTGGCAACCCGGTGGCATGTGCCGCGGCACTTGCCGCCATCGAGGCCATCGAGTCCGAGGGGCTTCTGGCCCGGTCGACCGCCATGGGAGAGGCCATGCGCGCGCGCTTTGCCGACATGGGCGCCCGTGTTGCGCCCTACCGCATGTGGGACATCCGCGGCATCGGCGCCATGCTGGCGGTCGAATTCGTGACCGATTTCGAGACGGCCACCCCGGATGCGGCTCTGACCAAGGCTGTCGTGGCCCACGCCCTGAAGCGGGGCCTGATCCTTCTGGCCTGCGGCATGCACGGAAACGCGGTCCGGATCATGGTGCCGCTGACCGCGTCCGACGCGATCATCGACGAAGGCATCGCGATCTTCGAAGCGGCGCTTGCCGCGGCCATGGCCGATCAAGCCGCCGCCCATTCGGCCTGA
- a CDS encoding aspartate aminotransferase family protein, translating to MSHIFPRHTRQSPPVAVKGDGCYLIDANGKRYLDGSGGAAVSCLGHSDRTVIDAIKAQVDELAFAHTGFFTSAPAEALADLLIAHAPEGIDRVYLVSGGSEATEAAIKLARQYWVEKGEPQRSKLIARKQSYHGNTIGALSAGGNEWRRAQFGPLLLDVSHINPCYEYRFRLDGESLEDYGLRAAQALEDEILRLGPETVMAFMAEPVVGATAGALTPAPGYFRRIREICDRYGVLLILDEVMCGMGRTGSLFACEQDGIAPDILCIAKGLGAGYQPIGAMLCSAEIYGAIEAGSGFFQHGHTYIGHPTAAAAGHAVLTALLERDLIARVQDQGRKLEECLVDRFGQHPHVGDLRGRGLFRGIELVADRPTKAPFDPAKGVAGKIKKAAFEAGLICYPMSGTIDGRNGDHILLAPPFIIDDDQLQELTDKLAVAVDAVI from the coding sequence ATGTCACACATCTTTCCGCGCCATACCCGGCAAAGCCCGCCCGTCGCCGTAAAGGGCGACGGCTGCTACCTGATCGACGCAAACGGGAAGCGGTATCTCGACGGCTCTGGCGGCGCGGCAGTGTCCTGTCTGGGGCACAGCGACCGGACGGTGATCGACGCGATCAAGGCTCAGGTCGACGAACTTGCCTTTGCCCACACCGGGTTCTTCACCTCTGCCCCCGCAGAAGCGCTGGCCGATCTGCTGATCGCCCATGCACCAGAGGGCATCGACCGCGTCTACCTCGTGTCGGGTGGCTCCGAGGCCACCGAGGCCGCGATCAAGCTGGCCCGCCAGTATTGGGTCGAAAAGGGTGAGCCTCAACGCAGCAAGCTGATCGCACGCAAGCAAAGCTATCACGGCAACACCATCGGGGCCCTCAGCGCGGGTGGCAACGAATGGCGCCGCGCCCAGTTCGGGCCGCTCCTGCTGGACGTGAGCCACATAAACCCATGCTACGAATATCGCTTCCGGCTCGATGGGGAGAGCCTCGAGGACTACGGCCTGCGCGCGGCCCAGGCATTGGAAGACGAGATCCTGAGGTTGGGACCGGAGACCGTCATGGCCTTCATGGCCGAACCGGTGGTTGGCGCAACCGCCGGTGCCCTCACACCCGCACCCGGGTATTTCAGGAGGATCCGAGAAATCTGCGACCGCTACGGTGTCCTGCTGATCCTGGATGAAGTGATGTGCGGAATGGGTCGTACCGGGTCGTTGTTCGCCTGCGAACAGGACGGGATCGCCCCGGACATCCTCTGTATCGCGAAGGGGCTGGGAGCGGGTTACCAACCTATCGGCGCGATGCTGTGCTCTGCCGAGATCTATGGCGCCATCGAGGCAGGTTCCGGCTTCTTCCAGCACGGCCATACGTACATCGGCCATCCGACCGCCGCCGCCGCCGGCCATGCGGTACTCACAGCGTTATTGGAGCGTGACCTGATTGCGCGCGTGCAGGACCAGGGCCGCAAACTGGAAGAGTGCCTTGTCGACCGCTTCGGGCAGCATCCGCACGTTGGCGACCTGCGCGGCCGCGGTCTGTTCCGGGGCATCGAGCTGGTCGCGGACCGGCCCACCAAAGCCCCGTTCGATCCCGCAAAAGGCGTCGCAGGCAAGATCAAGAAAGCCGCATTCGAAGCCGGACTTATTTGCTACCCGATGTCAGGGACGATTGACGGGCGGAACGGCGATCACATCCTCCTGGCCCCGCCCTTCATCATCGATGACGATCAGTTGCAGGAACTGACCGACAAGCTGGCCGTTGCAGTGGATGCGGTGATCTGA
- a CDS encoding IS3 family transposase (programmed frameshift), translating into MKRTRFTDEQIIGILAEHEAGAKCADLCRKHGMSEGTFYNWKAKFGGMTVSEAKRLKALEDENAKLKKLLAEQMLDLAAMKDLVFKKVVGPAVKREVVAYLQAEHGLSERRACHIVGADRTMIRYRSQRAPDTVLRGRLRDLANERRRFGYRRLFVLLRREGEPSGINRIYRLYREEGLTVRKRKARRKAVGTRAPILVEARPNARWSLDFVHDQFANGQRFRVLNVVDDVTRECLAAIPDTSISGRRVARELTALIERRGKPGMIVSDNGTELTSNAILRWCSEHRVEWHYIAPGKPMQNGFVESFNGRMRDELLNETMFRNLAHARIVIAAWATDYNTERPHSALDYQTPAAYARTLTTAIARPAARDESSARRAIAQPAPTGVNTNRAPVVAG; encoded by the exons ATGAAGCGAACGAGATTCACGGACGAGCAGATCATCGGCATCCTGGCCGAGCATGAGGCCGGCGCGAAGTGCGCCGATCTATGCCGCAAGCACGGCATGTCGGAAGGCACCTTCTACAACTGGAAGGCCAAGTTCGGTGGCATGACGGTATCAGAGGCCAAGCGGCTGAAGGCGCTTGAGGATGAGAACGCCAAGTTGAAGAAGCTTCTGGCCGAACAGATGCTGGATCTGGCGGCGATGAAGGATCTGGTTT TCAAAAAAGTGGTAGGGCCCGCGGTGAAGCGCGAAGTCGTCGCCTATCTTCAGGCTGAGCATGGCCTGTCGGAACGGCGGGCCTGCCACATCGTCGGCGCGGATCGCACGATGATCCGCTATCGATCTCAGCGCGCGCCGGACACGGTTCTGCGCGGCCGGTTGCGGGACCTGGCCAACGAGCGTCGGCGGTTCGGCTACCGGCGCCTGTTCGTGCTGCTGCGCCGCGAGGGCGAGCCCTCGGGGATCAATCGGATCTATCGGCTCTACCGCGAAGAAGGGCTGACGGTGCGCAAGCGGAAGGCGCGGCGCAAGGCGGTCGGAACGCGGGCACCGATCCTGGTCGAGGCGCGACCGAACGCCCGTTGGTCATTGGATTTCGTCCATGACCAGTTCGCCAACGGCCAGCGCTTCCGCGTGCTCAACGTGGTCGACGACGTCACCCGGGAATGCCTGGCGGCGATCCCGGACACCTCGATCTCAGGGCGCCGTGTCGCGCGTGAACTGACGGCCCTGATCGAGCGCCGCGGCAAGCCCGGCATGATTGTCAGCGATAATGGGACGGAGCTGACCAGTAACGCGATCCTGCGGTGGTGTTCCGAGCACCGGGTCGAATGGCACTACATCGCGCCGGGCAAGCCGATGCAGAACGGTTTCGTCGAAAGCTTCAACGGCCGGATGCGCGACGAGCTGCTCAACGAGACCATGTTCCGCAATCTGGCCCATGCGCGGATCGTGATCGCAGCCTGGGCTACGGACTACAACACCGAGCGCCCCCATTCGGCCTTGGATTACCAGACCCCGGCTGCCTACGCGCGGACCCTGACCACCGCAATCGCCCGCCCCGCTGCGCGAGATGAAAGCTCCGCGCGCCGGGCGATTGCTCAACCTGCGCCAACCGGCGTAAACACTAACCGGGCTCCGGTCGTGGCTGGATGA
- a CDS encoding TniB family NTP-binding protein: MSFIDQNRVNASVALQRGHYTFPRAAKLREAFENCLHDYYVKASIGGRFEVRGMLVTGESRVGKTSETVRLIEEFNASMTEMPNGKVGRIIYCKLDGSISWKDLGHKTLEALGYPANPRRTQGELWNMVRHQCREQGVIGLYYDECQHAFTSGKTSNEKLLDRFKALMKEPYWQLMLILSGVPVLAKHVNSEEQIAHLLSHIHFDEIHLGRFADPTRDPDMIELNKLVYTYAERADIDVEELVDVDFLQRLDFACGSRWGLVIELLIRALGLCRLHGQKSATVKMFSEAYAQNSRLPQGLCPFTAPDYRDMIDSDKLTEMVLDE; encoded by the coding sequence ATGAGTTTCATCGACCAGAACCGCGTCAACGCATCGGTTGCCCTGCAGCGCGGCCATTATACTTTCCCGCGCGCGGCAAAGCTCCGCGAAGCTTTCGAAAACTGCCTGCACGACTACTACGTCAAGGCCTCAATCGGCGGGCGTTTCGAAGTGCGCGGCATGCTGGTCACCGGAGAATCCCGGGTCGGCAAGACTTCCGAGACAGTCAGGCTCATAGAGGAATTCAACGCCAGCATGACGGAAATGCCCAACGGGAAGGTTGGCAGGATTATCTACTGCAAACTGGATGGGTCGATCAGCTGGAAGGATCTGGGTCACAAGACTCTTGAGGCACTCGGTTACCCCGCGAACCCCCGGCGCACCCAGGGGGAACTCTGGAACATGGTTCGCCACCAGTGCCGCGAACAGGGCGTCATCGGCCTCTACTACGACGAATGCCAGCACGCCTTCACCTCCGGCAAAACGTCCAACGAGAAGCTCCTCGACCGTTTCAAAGCACTGATGAAGGAGCCGTATTGGCAGTTGATGCTCATATTGTCAGGCGTCCCGGTCTTGGCCAAGCATGTGAACTCTGAAGAGCAGATCGCCCATCTCCTCTCCCACATCCATTTCGATGAGATTCACCTGGGCAGGTTCGCTGATCCGACAAGGGATCCGGACATGATCGAACTGAACAAGCTCGTCTACACCTATGCCGAACGCGCCGATATCGATGTTGAAGAGCTTGTTGACGTCGATTTTTTGCAGCGCCTCGATTTTGCCTGCGGCTCCAGGTGGGGCCTCGTCATCGAGTTGCTGATCCGCGCCCTCGGCTTGTGCAGACTTCATGGCCAGAAAAGCGCCACGGTCAAAATGTTCTCCGAGGCCTACGCCCAGAACTCCCGCCTGCCTCAGGGCCTGTGCCCCTTCACCGCACCCGACTATCGCGACATGATCGACAGCGACAAACTCACGGAGATGGTGCTGGACGAATAG
- a CDS encoding YifB family Mg chelatase-like AAA ATPase: MVAVAYTVAFEGVEARPVQVQCAVTPGVPAFSIVGLPDKAVSEARDRVRTALTSLSIALPSKRITINLSPADMPKEGSHFDLPIALGLLAALDIVPKDAVAQTVALGELSLDGGLVPVLGALPAAMAAAEEDRILLCPRASGAEAAWVEACNVLGASNLLEIIRHFSGQEILEPAKPGEVRTDPSARDLRDVKGQERAKRALEIAAAGRHHLMMIGPPGSGKSMLAARLPSLLPPLTAVEALETSMIHSIAGLLTDGGIYRTRPFREPHHTASMAALIGGGRGAKPGEISLAHNGVLFMDEFPEFPRAVLETLRQPVETGEVMVARANAHIRYPCRFLLVAAANPCRCGHLADAGRACSKAPNCGEDYLGRISGPMMDRFDLRIDVPAVAYSDLDLPPSGDTSAEVAARVAQARAVQETRFAAYPELRTNADAEGNLLEGIATLDTGSRELMTRAADRFGLSARGYHRVLRVARTIADLDGAADVLRPHVAEALSYRMPSSNDA; the protein is encoded by the coding sequence ATGGTTGCCGTTGCATACACGGTCGCCTTCGAAGGCGTCGAGGCGCGGCCCGTCCAGGTTCAGTGCGCCGTCACCCCGGGCGTGCCCGCCTTCTCCATCGTCGGCCTGCCCGACAAGGCGGTCTCCGAAGCGCGGGACCGCGTGCGCACCGCGCTGACATCGCTCTCCATCGCGCTCCCGTCGAAACGGATCACCATCAACCTGTCGCCCGCCGACATGCCGAAGGAGGGGTCGCACTTCGACCTGCCCATCGCGCTGGGTCTGCTGGCCGCGCTGGACATCGTGCCGAAGGACGCCGTGGCGCAGACCGTCGCCCTTGGCGAGCTGTCGCTGGACGGCGGTCTGGTCCCCGTTCTTGGCGCCCTGCCCGCCGCCATGGCCGCCGCCGAGGAGGACCGCATCCTGCTGTGTCCCCGCGCCTCCGGTGCGGAGGCCGCCTGGGTGGAGGCCTGCAATGTCCTCGGCGCCTCCAACCTCCTCGAGATCATCCGGCACTTCTCCGGGCAGGAGATCCTCGAACCGGCCAAACCCGGCGAGGTCCGCACCGACCCGTCCGCGCGCGACCTGCGCGACGTGAAGGGGCAGGAACGGGCAAAGCGCGCGCTGGAAATCGCCGCCGCCGGGCGCCACCACCTGATGATGATCGGGCCACCTGGGTCCGGCAAGTCGATGCTGGCCGCCCGCCTGCCGTCCCTGCTGCCGCCGCTGACCGCGGTTGAGGCGCTGGAAACGTCGATGATCCACTCCATCGCCGGGCTCCTGACCGATGGCGGCATCTACCGCACCCGCCCCTTCCGCGAGCCGCATCACACCGCCTCCATGGCGGCGCTGATCGGCGGCGGGCGCGGGGCGAAGCCGGGCGAAATCAGTCTCGCCCACAACGGCGTGCTGTTCATGGACGAGTTTCCGGAGTTCCCGCGCGCCGTTCTGGAAACCCTGCGCCAGCCGGTCGAGACCGGAGAGGTCATGGTCGCGCGAGCCAATGCCCACATCCGCTATCCCTGCCGGTTCCTGTTGGTGGCGGCGGCCAATCCCTGCCGCTGCGGCCACCTGGCAGATGCGGGCCGCGCCTGTTCCAAGGCGCCGAACTGCGGGGAGGATTACCTCGGGCGGATCTCCGGCCCGATGATGGACCGCTTCGACCTGCGCATCGACGTGCCTGCCGTCGCCTATTCCGACCTCGACCTCCCGCCCTCCGGCGACACCTCCGCCGAGGTGGCGGCCCGCGTGGCGCAGGCCCGCGCGGTGCAGGAGACGCGCTTCGCGGCCTATCCCGAGCTGCGTACCAACGCCGACGCGGAAGGCAACCTGCTGGAGGGGATCGCGACGCTCGACACCGGCAGCCGGGAGCTGATGACACGCGCCGCCGACCGCTTCGGCCTGTCCGCGCGCGGCTACCACAGGGTCCTGCGCGTCGCGCGTACCATCGCCGATCTGGACGGCGCGGCGGACGTACTGCGCCCCCACGTGGCAGAAGCGCTCAGCTACCGGATGCCATCGTCGAACGACGCCTGA
- a CDS encoding alpha/beta hydrolase fold domain-containing protein translates to MSWQLRLLNAQLRLLVKPRIGRTRAPEDAARSVDRGARFAVHPPFLRFQERPGGLFWISCGKCAPRRVILYFHGGGYVSGSPHTHRAMLGVLSGMVAVEVVAPKYPLLQEEPFPAPFDAALAAWDRLMALGYRPGDVVLGGDSAGGGIALALLSALCLRREAPAGVVVFSPWVDLAMTGASLRSNAARDPLLPADRVAELTGMFLAGADPRDPRASPLYAEFPGCPPVMLTSSRAEILFSEIGGMAKRLEEGGADVSHEIHPTAPHAWPLFQGWIPEARDTLARAARFVQASFDDGIR, encoded by the coding sequence ATGAGCTGGCAGCTGCGGCTGCTGAACGCGCAGTTGCGGCTGTTGGTCAAACCCCGGATCGGGCGCACGCGCGCGCCGGAAGACGCGGCGCGCAGCGTGGATCGCGGCGCGCGCTTTGCCGTCCATCCGCCGTTCCTGCGGTTCCAGGAACGTCCTGGCGGCCTGTTCTGGATATCCTGCGGCAAATGTGCGCCGCGCCGAGTCATCCTCTATTTCCACGGTGGCGGCTACGTGTCTGGCAGCCCGCATACCCACCGTGCGATGCTGGGCGTCCTGTCCGGCATGGTGGCGGTGGAGGTCGTGGCGCCGAAGTATCCGCTGTTGCAGGAGGAACCTTTCCCCGCGCCCTTCGACGCGGCACTGGCCGCCTGGGATCGTCTGATGGCGCTGGGGTACCGTCCGGGCGATGTCGTGCTGGGGGGCGACTCGGCGGGGGGCGGGATCGCGCTGGCCTTGCTGTCGGCCCTCTGCCTGCGGCGGGAAGCCCCGGCGGGCGTGGTAGTCTTTTCCCCGTGGGTGGACCTTGCCATGACCGGTGCGTCTCTCCGCTCCAACGCCGCGCGCGATCCGTTGTTGCCGGCCGACAGGGTTGCCGAACTGACCGGCATGTTCCTTGCCGGGGCCGATCCGCGCGACCCGAGGGCCTCGCCGCTCTACGCGGAATTCCCGGGGTGCCCGCCCGTGATGCTCACGTCCTCCCGTGCCGAAATCCTGTTCAGCGAGATCGGCGGAATGGCGAAACGGCTGGAGGAAGGCGGCGCCGATGTCTCGCATGAGATACACCCCACCGCCCCCCATGCATGGCCGCTGTTTCAGGGCTGGATTCCCGAAGCGCGGGACACGTTGGCCCGCGCGGCGCGCTTCGTTCAGGCGTCGTTCGACGATGGCATCCGGTAG
- the gshB gene encoding glutathione synthase, with translation MKIAFQMDPILGVNINADSTFRIAEEAQARGHELFYYGPDQLAFDEGRITATGHWMTVQRVEGTPAILGERVTVDLADMDVVWLRQDPPFDMHYITTTHLLDWLKGDTLVVNDPFWVRNFPEKLLVLKFRDLTPPTMIARDLLAIRRFRAKHGDIILKPLYGNGGAGVFRLTADDRNLSSLHELFTGFSREPLIVQKYLPAVTKGDKRVILVDGEPVGAINRVPAEGEVRSNMHVGGRPEKVELTDRDREICAAIGPTLRENGQIFVGIDVIGDWLTEINVTSPTGIQELERFDGINVAERIWQAIEARIS, from the coding sequence ATGAAAATCGCCTTCCAGATGGACCCGATCCTCGGGGTGAACATCAACGCCGACAGTACATTCCGCATCGCCGAGGAAGCTCAGGCGCGCGGACACGAGCTGTTCTATTACGGGCCGGATCAACTGGCCTTCGACGAGGGCCGGATCACCGCGACCGGCCACTGGATGACGGTCCAGCGTGTCGAGGGCACGCCCGCCATCCTCGGTGAACGGGTGACCGTCGATCTGGCGGACATGGACGTGGTCTGGCTGCGTCAGGATCCGCCGTTCGACATGCACTACATCACCACCACCCACCTGCTGGACTGGCTGAAGGGTGACACGCTTGTCGTCAATGATCCCTTCTGGGTGCGCAACTTCCCCGAGAAGCTGCTGGTGCTGAAGTTCCGCGACCTGACGCCGCCGACCATGATCGCCCGCGACCTGCTGGCGATCAGACGCTTCCGCGCCAAGCACGGCGACATCATCCTCAAGCCGCTCTACGGCAACGGCGGCGCGGGCGTGTTCCGCCTGACGGCCGACGACCGCAACCTCAGCTCGCTGCACGAACTGTTCACCGGCTTCTCGCGCGAGCCGCTGATCGTGCAGAAATACCTGCCGGCGGTGACGAAGGGCGACAAGCGGGTCATCCTCGTCGACGGCGAGCCGGTCGGTGCGATCAACCGTGTCCCTGCAGAGGGCGAAGTGCGGTCCAACATGCACGTCGGCGGGCGTCCTGAGAAGGTCGAGCTGACCGACCGTGACCGCGAGATCTGCGCGGCCATCGGACCGACGCTGCGGGAAAACGGCCAGATCTTCGTGGGCATCGACGTGATCGGCGACTGGCTGACCGAGATCAACGTGACCTCGCCCACCGGCATCCAGGAGCTTGAGCGCTTCGACGGCATCAACGTGGCGGAGCGGATCTGGCAGGCGATCGAGGCTCGCATCTCATGA
- a CDS encoding YraN family protein, with protein MSLWDWSAPAPDRVVQVPKQDTVRRAKRDAGRTGYEAGASAELRVAQDYERRGFPLARRRWRGQGGEIDLIVRDGDGLIFVEVKKSRSFQRAAERLSRQQMNRIISAAEEFLGTQPRGSLTDVRFDLAMVDGYGQIRVIENAIGHC; from the coding sequence ATGTCGCTCTGGGACTGGTCCGCCCCTGCGCCTGACCGGGTGGTTCAGGTGCCAAAACAGGATACGGTGCGACGCGCCAAGCGGGACGCAGGGCGCACCGGGTACGAGGCGGGTGCATCCGCGGAACTGCGCGTTGCCCAGGATTACGAGCGGCGCGGATTTCCTCTGGCCCGTCGGCGGTGGCGCGGACAGGGCGGCGAAATCGACCTCATCGTGCGGGACGGCGACGGCCTGATCTTCGTGGAGGTCAAGAAGAGCCGGTCCTTCCAGCGCGCCGCCGAACGGCTCTCGCGCCAGCAGATGAACCGGATCATCAGCGCGGCGGAAGAATTTCTTGGAACGCAGCCGCGCGGGTCGCTGACCGATGTGCGTTTCGACCTCGCGATGGTCGACGGGTACGGGCAAATCCGGGTGATCGAGAACGCAATCGGCCACTGCTAG
- the rsmI gene encoding 16S rRNA (cytidine(1402)-2'-O)-methyltransferase: MAVPIGNARDITLRALDVLRDADVLVAEDTRSLRHLMDLHGIPLRERQLLAYHDHSGDRTRHRVLDEIVAGKAVAYASEAGTPMVSDPGFDLAREATEAGLAVTTAPGVSAAIAALTLAGLPTDRFMFLGFLPNAGAARRKALDELTGIAATLVFYESPKRVAAMLADAADRLGDRPAAVCRELTKKFEEIRRGPLSELATHYAQSAARGEIVVVIGKGDSGNIREIDIEQEVNAALETMTVRDAADYVSTRFGVKRRPVYQMAMRLAKEHTDVDGG, from the coding sequence GTGGCCGTGCCCATCGGGAACGCGCGCGACATTACCCTTAGGGCACTTGATGTCCTGCGCGATGCAGACGTGCTCGTGGCAGAGGACACGCGCTCGCTTCGGCACCTGATGGACCTGCACGGAATCCCGCTGCGAGAACGGCAGCTTCTTGCCTATCACGATCACAGTGGCGACAGGACCCGTCATCGGGTGCTGGACGAGATCGTGGCTGGCAAGGCCGTTGCTTATGCATCCGAGGCCGGGACACCGATGGTTTCCGACCCGGGATTCGACCTTGCGCGGGAGGCGACGGAGGCGGGGCTGGCGGTCACGACCGCGCCCGGGGTTTCCGCCGCCATCGCCGCGCTGACGCTGGCTGGCCTGCCGACCGACCGGTTCATGTTCCTCGGCTTCCTGCCGAACGCCGGTGCGGCGCGCCGCAAGGCGCTGGACGAGCTGACGGGCATCGCGGCAACACTGGTGTTCTACGAATCGCCAAAGCGGGTGGCCGCGATGCTGGCTGACGCCGCCGACCGGCTCGGAGACCGTCCGGCGGCCGTCTGCCGGGAATTGACGAAAAAGTTCGAGGAAATCCGCCGGGGACCCCTGTCAGAACTGGCAACCCACTACGCCCAATCCGCTGCACGCGGCGAAATCGTGGTGGTGATCGGCAAAGGGGATTCAGGAAACATTAGGGAAATCGACATAGAACAGGAAGTGAACGCGGCGCTTGAGACGATGACCGTGCGGGACGCAGCCGATTATGTCTCTACCCGGTTCGGCGTGAAGCGGCGGCCGGTTTATCAGATGGCGATGCGGTTGGCGAAGGAACACACAGACGTGGATGGCGGCTGA
- a CDS encoding penicillin-binding protein activator, giving the protein MFTVLPRLRKALRPLAALTAAALLSACDPTMVGGLGGSGASTGGPSIDASAPIPVALLVPKSDSGAGPVAVSLENAARLAIREQSGVQIDLRVYDTGGQSAQAAAQAQKAVDDGAKIILGPLFSEAANAAGAAVADEGVNVLSFSNTTAIAGGNVFILGPTFANTADRLMAHARKRGKKSIVIVYSDDVPGQFGKAAIEQAATANGIRVVSAEPYSLSVAGVSAAAQRAGATVKSGAADTVFITTDATNAAMPMLLNQLPENGVTPGQIQYVGLTRWDVRPDLFALPGAQGAWFAIPDTQRQEAFNQRYASTFGSAAHPLAGLAYDGISAIALLAKQGRSDALTGKSLTSSGFTGTGGVFRLLKDGTNERALAVATVQNNQMVILDPAPRNLSGAGF; this is encoded by the coding sequence ATGTTCACCGTTTTGCCCCGCCTTCGCAAGGCGTTGCGCCCGCTTGCCGCACTCACCGCGGCTGCCCTTCTGTCTGCCTGCGACCCGACGATGGTCGGCGGTCTTGGCGGATCCGGCGCCAGCACCGGCGGTCCCAGCATCGACGCCAGCGCCCCGATCCCCGTGGCGCTCCTGGTGCCGAAATCCGACTCCGGCGCCGGGCCGGTGGCCGTGTCGCTGGAGAACGCCGCCCGCCTCGCCATCCGGGAGCAGTCCGGCGTGCAGATCGACCTGCGTGTCTATGACACCGGCGGGCAGTCGGCGCAGGCCGCCGCGCAGGCGCAGAAGGCCGTGGACGACGGCGCGAAGATCATTCTCGGCCCGCTGTTCTCCGAAGCGGCCAATGCCGCCGGTGCCGCCGTTGCCGACGAGGGCGTGAACGTCCTGAGCTTCTCGAACACCACCGCCATCGCCGGCGGCAACGTCTTCATCCTCGGGCCGACCTTCGCCAACACGGCGGACCGCCTGATGGCCCATGCCCGCAAGCGCGGCAAGAAGAGCATCGTGATCGTCTACTCCGACGACGTGCCCGGCCAGTTCGGCAAGGCCGCCATCGAGCAGGCCGCCACCGCGAACGGCATCCGCGTCGTCTCGGCAGAGCCCTACTCGCTCTCCGTCGCCGGTGTCTCGGCCGCGGCACAACGCGCGGGCGCCACGGTGAAGTCCGGGGCTGCCGACACGGTCTTCATCACCACAGATGCGACCAACGCCGCCATGCCGATGCTGCTGAACCAGTTGCCGGAGAACGGCGTGACCCCGGGCCAGATCCAGTACGTCGGCCTGACCCGCTGGGACGTGCGGCCGGATCTCTTCGCATTGCCGGGCGCGCAAGGCGCATGGTTCGCCATCCCCGACACTCAGCGGCAGGAAGCGTTCAACCAGCGCTACGCCTCCACCTTCGGCTCCGCGGCACATCCGCTCGCCGGGCTGGCCTATGACGGTATTTCCGCCATCGCGCTTCTCGCCAAGCAGGGCAGAAGCGACGCATTGACCGGAAAATCCCTCACATCTTCTGGCTTTACCGGCACCGGCGGTGTATTCCGGCTGCTCAAAGACGGCACGAACGAGCGCGCGCTGGCCGTCGCGACGGTACAGAACAACCAGATGGTGATCCTTGACCCTGCCCCCCGCAACCTCTCCGGCGCAGGTTTCTGA